The Candidatus Binatia bacterium region GTTTTCCCCGCCAGCGCATGGCCCGAGAGACTGTACAGGATGGTCTACCGGGGAGCGATTTTTTCTCTTGGGTTCCACACCCACTTGGTGGATGATCAACCGGATGTCGATTACGGGGCCCTTTGTTTCTTCTGTGTTCGTCGTGCTCTTGGCCGCTTTGCCGGCCGCTGCGCACCCCGGGCTGCACGAGCAGGAGCAGCAGGTGGACGCGGCGCTCGCAGAGAGCCCGAAGGATCCCGATAGGCACGTTTCTCGTGGGCGAATTCACGGCGAGAAGCGGGAATACGATGCGGCCCTCGCCTCGTATTCCCGGGCGCAGAAGCTGGGCGCGGAGCCGGACCGAATCGCCCTGCTCGAAGGAGCCGCCTATCTCGACGCCGGCTGGCCCGAGATGGCGAAGGAACGTTTCGACGTCATCCTCGCAGGCGAGCCGGAGAACCCCGAGGCTCACCTCGGGCGCGCTCGCGCATGGATGCAGCTCGAGCATCCCGAAGAGGCCGCGCAGGACTACGAGATTGTCGTCGCGACCATCTCGACGCTGCAGCCCGGCGACGTTCTCGAGTATCGAGAGGCGCTCATGGCTGCGGAGCGCGGGGACGATGCCGTCGCCGCCCTCGACGTCGGGATCGCTCGCCTCGGGCAGGTCCCGTCGCTTCAACTCGCGGCCATCGACGTTCAGGTCGAGGCCGCGGAGTACGAAGATGCGCTCCGCCGCCTCGATCTTCTTCTCGCGACGAGCCCGGGCCACCCGGTCTGGACGGCGCGTCGGGGTGAGATCTTCGAACGCGCCGGAAGAACCGAAGAGGCGCGCCTCGCGTACGCCGACGCACTCCAGAACATTCAGGTCCGCACTACCGGCCGCCGCGCCCGTCGTCTCGATGAACTCGAAGGTCAGGTACGGGCCGCAATCGCACGCAACACCGACAAGCAGGAGACCAACCCATGAGTAGCTCCCGACTTCCCATTCTCCGTTCTGCGCTTGCCGGCCTCGTGTTGCTCGTGGCGGTGACTGCAGCCGACGCGGCCCTGACCCGTGGACCGTACCTGCAGCAGGCAACCTCCTCGGGGATCATCCTTCGGTGGCGCACCGACGTCGCGGAGAATAGCCGCGTGGGGTACGGCACCACCATCGGCGCTCCCGATTTCACGCAGGACAATGCGACTGTCACGACCGAGCATCAGGTCACCCTCACGGGGCTCGATGCTTCCACGACGTATTACTACGAGATCGGGTCGACGACGACGCTTCTCGCCGGTGGCGATGCGACACACTACTTCAAGACGCCTCCGCCGACCGGCACCGCCGTGCCGACTCGCATCTGGGCGATCGGTGATTCCGGCTATCCCGAGCCCGCCATCATCGCCCCGGGCTGGGAGCGAGACGGCGATGCCGTGCGCGACGCGTACACCGCCTTCAACGGCGGTTCCGCGACGGCCGACATCTGGCTGCTCCTCGGCGACAACGCCTACACCTTAGCGACGGACGTCGATTACCAGACGTCGCTGTTCGAGCAGTATCCGGAGTTCTTGAAGACCGTCGCTCCGTGGACCTGCCTTGGCAACCACGAAGGGTTCTCGTCCAACGGACTCACGCAGACTGGCCCCTACTTCGACAACTTCACGCTCCCGACCGGTGGTGAGGCCGGCGGAATCGCCTCCGGCACGGAGGCCTACTACGCCTTCGATTACGGCAGCATCCACTTCGTCGTGCTCGACGCCGAGGACTCGATCCTCAACCGGTCGAGGACCAACGCGATGAAGGCCTGGCTCGAGGCGGATCTCGCCTCGACGAATGCGGACTGGTTGATCGCGTTCTGGCACCAGCCGCCCTACACGAAGGCGCTCTTCCACGACTCGGATGTGGAGCTCAACGAGGTCAACATTCGTGAAGAGGCTCTGCCCATCCTCGACGACTACGGCGTCGACTTGGTTCTCACCGGTCACAGTCACAACTACGAGCGCAGCTACCAAATCGACGGACACTATGGCCTTTCAACTACGTTCGGTCCCGAGCATGTGGTCGACGGCGGTACGGGTGACCCTCTCGTCGACCACGCCTACGAGAAGACCAATCGTGGGCAGGTGCCACACCAGGGTGCCGTCTACGTAGTCGCAGGCAGCGCGAGCGAGAAGCGCCCCAACGATGCCGTGGTGGACTACCCCCACCCGGTCATGGCGGTCGCGATGTCGGAGCTCGGCTCTCTGATCGTCGATGTGGATGGCCAGACGGCGGTCACGACGTTCCTCGATAGCACCGGAACCGTCCTGGACACCTTCACGATCAACAAGGGCACGTCGTGCCCGGAGACGCCGACCGCCGGCTGCACCAACGTCATCGAGGCGAAGCTGCTCATGAGGCAGGGCACGACCGATGCGAAAGACAAGCTGGTTTGGCGCGCAAGGGACGCGAACATCGATCCGGGCGACTTCGGTGATCCGACGAGCCCGTCGGACGCGCAGATCGACGTCTGCATGTACGACGCGAACGGCTACCTTCTCGGTGGCGGTCTCACCCCGGGCGACGCGAACTGGAAGGCGCTCGGCCATGTCGGATTCCGGTACAAGGACAAGGCTTCGCTTCCGTTCGGTGTGGGCAGAGCGAAGTTCAAAGTCACCGGGATTCCGACTGGGCTGATCCTCGCCACGGGCAAGGGCCGCCAGCTTCGGCTTCCGACGTTGCCGCTCACGCCGCCGGTCGTGGCGCAGGCGAAGAACGACGTGACGGGCAGCTGTTGGGAGACCACGTTCACCGCAGGCGACATCGTCAAGAACGACAGCGTGCGCTTCCTCGCAAAGTAGGTCTTCCTCGGGTCGGTGGCCGGGTGAGGAGTGGCCTCACTCCCCCTGCCACCGATGCCGGTTTGATTGGGTTTCGCCGTCGTCCCAGGGTACGACCGGAAGATGCCGATCCCGACCGAGATCGTTCCGAGCATCGAGCCGAGCGAGAAGTCTCCCGCGCGGATCACGAACGAGTTCAAGGCGCTCCTCGCCGGGGGCGCGACCGTACTCCCGTCTGGGGAAGCGAAGAAGCGGCCGTCCCGCCTTCTTCGCGGTGGCTACCTGCCCAAGTTCAAGCTCCAACTCTTCGATACGACCTTCTACCTCACGAGCCTACGGCAGAACCCGGACCTCCGGTTCTTCGTTGCGTACGTCGTGCAGCGAGACGCGTCCGCGGCCGCGACGAAGATCTACCCGCGGATCTTCT contains the following coding sequences:
- a CDS encoding tetratricopeptide repeat protein produces the protein MSITGPFVSSVFVVLLAALPAAAHPGLHEQEQQVDAALAESPKDPDRHVSRGRIHGEKREYDAALASYSRAQKLGAEPDRIALLEGAAYLDAGWPEMAKERFDVILAGEPENPEAHLGRARAWMQLEHPEEAAQDYEIVVATISTLQPGDVLEYREALMAAERGDDAVAALDVGIARLGQVPSLQLAAIDVQVEAAEYEDALRRLDLLLATSPGHPVWTARRGEIFERAGRTEEARLAYADALQNIQVRTTGRRARRLDELEGQVRAAIARNTDKQETNP
- a CDS encoding metallophosphoesterase family protein — translated: MSSSRLPILRSALAGLVLLVAVTAADAALTRGPYLQQATSSGIILRWRTDVAENSRVGYGTTIGAPDFTQDNATVTTEHQVTLTGLDASTTYYYEIGSTTTLLAGGDATHYFKTPPPTGTAVPTRIWAIGDSGYPEPAIIAPGWERDGDAVRDAYTAFNGGSATADIWLLLGDNAYTLATDVDYQTSLFEQYPEFLKTVAPWTCLGNHEGFSSNGLTQTGPYFDNFTLPTGGEAGGIASGTEAYYAFDYGSIHFVVLDAEDSILNRSRTNAMKAWLEADLASTNADWLIAFWHQPPYTKALFHDSDVELNEVNIREEALPILDDYGVDLVLTGHSHNYERSYQIDGHYGLSTTFGPEHVVDGGTGDPLVDHAYEKTNRGQVPHQGAVYVVAGSASEKRPNDAVVDYPHPVMAVAMSELGSLIVDVDGQTAVTTFLDSTGTVLDTFTINKGTSCPETPTAGCTNVIEAKLLMRQGTTDAKDKLVWRARDANIDPGDFGDPTSPSDAQIDVCMYDANGYLLGGGLTPGDANWKALGHVGFRYKDKASLPFGVGRAKFKVTGIPTGLILATGKGRQLRLPTLPLTPPVVAQAKNDVTGSCWETTFTAGDIVKNDSVRFLAK